A stretch of DNA from Besnoitia besnoiti strain Bb-Ger1 chromosome II, whole genome shotgun sequence:
ATCTGTAGATTTGGCGTACCGTCTCAGTCTGCGCGCCGTCAACAAGGGGCTCGTCGCAAAAACGCTCTACGCCCTCCCACGGCCAAAGAACTCTTTCCGCGGAAAAAGGCCCACAGCGCCGATGCAGACAAACGCTCTCTACTCGTCCCGGGACAAGGACAAGGTTACCGCTACGACGCGTCCACCTCTTGGTACAGTGCATGCCCAACTCCGGTGCGTTCTTATCGTTCAGGGCCGCCCCGCCGTAGATGCTGCCTCCGGAATGCAAGCATCTCGAGACAGCGTGGTCGGTACAGAATCAAATCTGGTACATATTCAAGTGTCCCTGTGCAACGATCTTGGCACTCCCATTCCGGATCGGCCTTGCCGACAAGGCACGTGGTCGTAGCGCCACACaaagatcatagattgtgATACGACTACGTAGTCATCTGCACAAATCGCtgggggctgcggcgtcttgtGCGACGCAGCGAAACCAGAAGCTTTCAATCGACACAACGACAACGACGCAAGTATACCGCGCTCGACTGCAGTCACGTCTGCGTCGCAGAATGGGGGGCAGGGAAGGAGGCTGGCTTCTCGGGTGGTCATATGCCTTCCTTGCTGTGTATTGCCTGGCAAGATTCTAGTCATACTGCGGGGACCTGTCAGGCTATCGGGCGGCGCTGAGAACACGACCGCCATAGACGTTGTGTCACCCTTTAGCACGACGTGCATAATCTTTGAGTATTTCCGCGGGAGTTTATGGTTTTCCGTGTTGTGGGGTCTGAGTCCGTAGCTCGCTCTCGTTTCGCTCGCTTCGTCATTgttcgcgtcttctttgACGGCCTGTCGCTTGTACTGGCAGCTTGCTTTCTGCAATCGCTCAGGAAAGTACGTTCATTACAGCCTGGTATCTCGAATTGACCATCTATATCCCCTTCGTACTGGTGCTCGTTCATCATTTTTGTCTCTCATGATGCCGGATTCTTCGCGCCCCCTTGGCGCCGCGACCCTGCAGTTCTGTACGGGCCGCTCTATGTCATCATTCGTTGGCCTGTCTTTGATACTCACCGCTCAATTCTCCACTATTCATGTGCGAGCGAAGGAGGGCCCCGGTACACTGCAGACTCATGGCTCGAACATATTTAGTTGTTCTCCCCACAATGGGGACCCCGATAGTGCTGAGGCCGCGGTGACGCTCAGTCCGGAGAGTCCCATGATGTCGTTGGAGTGCTCAGACGGAGGCGAGTTTATGCCTCGCTACGGGACGCTCTCTACACTGCTCGACGTGTGCAAGTCGTCCGCGACAAATAAAAAAGAGTGTGAAACATCTCGTGCCGCACTCACAGACTTTGTCcccaaggcagagaggcagtGGTATTCGACAATCCAAATCCTCAACGAGCAGAAAAAACCGAACGGATACAAGTACACATTCCAGGTTCCAGATGAAGGCTTCCCCCCAGTCCGGACACAATACAAATTTGGGTGTCAATACGAAACTGGCGAATATTGTATGCTCACCGCTACGGTTGAGCCTGCATCGACGCGCGCAGGTAGTCAGACGGCAACGTGTGTGTACCTGGAGGATGGTCCTGCAAATTTTCAGCTAAATATGACACAATCTCATAATGCCATAACTGTTGCGTGTGGTAAACTCAGTGTCCCTTTGCCAGAGAAGCATCATTTTGAGTACTGTTCTGGAAATTCTGTGGAGCCAGAGCGATGTGTGCCGAAGCCGATGACAGACATCCTCCCTCGGTACCGCCCTGTTTATTGGACTGGCACCAAGCAATCCGTGGAAGGAGCAGTCTTCGAGATTCCTGAGGAGGACTTCCCCTCGAAGCCTGTATCGTTCCGTATCGGGTGCTCACGCTACGATGGTGCGGGTCCGTACTGCAATATCAAAGTCAacgtggctgccgcggccacGACAACGGAAAGAACAACTCTTGAGGCACCCCGGGGGCAGgtcacgccgccgcgtggaggAGGCAGTGTCACTTGTAGCGGAACTTTCTCACTCGGGTTGGTGGTCCTAGGAGTTCTACTCGCGGTATGAGTACCGCTGCCACTGAACGtagggcggcggggggcgttAGCGGCAGCCTAAGTAGATGCTCTGTGCCGCGTGTTCCCGCATCTGTCTATTGAGGGAACGCTCCCGCCACAGAGCGAGCTCAAAGACGCTCTGCATCTAGAAATCCACGACGAACGCAAAGTTGCGTGTGCCGCGTTCCTTTACGGAAGTCGGGAGGGGTGCATTCCGCATGCCTCGATGTGAGATGTATCGTGAGACTCCGATTACTGGCCAACAGACGAGCATCGTGTGGACAGTGGCATCTGCTGGTGAGGCTTTTCGGAAGAGCTACGCACTCTGGGCGTGCATTTTCTGACGTTGTCCGCAGCTTCCGTCACTGCCTACAGTCGCTTATCGCCGCGTGGGTCGCAGGTGGCAAAATGCCATTTAGGCCAGCTCAGTTTGTAGGGAGGTTGTGGATGCCGTGGACGGCAGCCATTGAACTGCCACGACGATCCGCTGCTGAGAACTTCGGCGGGGTACTCTGTTTGTGTCAAGCTGTCTTCGGCCCTGGTGGCGGCTCCGTATAGTGTCGTCGCCTCTTGCGACAGCCCTCCCCCAACTTCCCTTACGAGAGGTGCCTCCGCTCGAAAAGCCACCACTGCCGACATTGCGACGAGCATGTACGCGAAAATGTTCACGTCGTTTCTCCGGCGCCTACGAAAATGCCAGTTGCGTACACTACGCATGCCGTACCTGAAGAACTCTGTCCTGAACCTCCACTGTGTGTCACCTCCGCGAGGGTGGCTGGCGAGCCAGGTAGGCGTACGTTTTGCTGGCGGCGTTCTAAAAGAAGCGTGCGCGAAAGAACGCTGGTAGAGTAATCGATAAGAGACAGTGCCGATATCTCAACAGATGTAGTCTCCTGTGCGCCCACCGCACACCTTCAAGAAGGAAACAACTGCCGTTCTCTCGTCGCTTTGCGGATCACTTCCACGCTGAGCGGTCGGTCACCTTCCGTCCGTGATCCCGCATTCCAGTCGCATCAGTGTGCTGTCGCAGGCGGCCCTTAGAGCAAACTATGATGCGCACGTCATTTAGTTCTGTAATATTGGTAACATTTGATTCGGTGCAGGtccgctggcgcaggcgtctccaTGGGACAAAACGCTGCGATTCGTTCAGCATCCGGAAGCCGCGCTATAGGGTTTCCAACCTTGCTCGAACCGCGCCCTAGCCGGTGGGATTCCAAACGGGGGGGGACGCACTACCTGACGCTGGGGGATGTACCAGGATATTTGTTTCCGTGTCGAATGGTAACGAGCTCTCCACATCTGTATCAGGGTTGACGCAGGATCATCACAGTTTCCCCCTATAGACACCGCAGTACGCAAGTGCGCAGGAAGGGTGTAAAAGAAGAGTAGAAAGAGGTGAAACGACGCGCTGTCTCGTCTCAATCCACGTGGATCATCGAATCCggggcgcgtcgcgcccaGCGTTGTCGTTAACAACGAGGAACTCATAGCGCTTTCGATGCGCCGCGCTGGGCGTGCTCTGGGTTTGGGTCCGTCATCGGCGCTGCAGCTATTTTTTGTCTCTCGCCAACTGACAGTCGCAAGTCTAGTCTTCCCTGACTCCTCTTGGTACGACAGTAGGTATCGATTCAAAGGGTTTGGTTTCGTGTGAAACTGGTTTGCCTTCCGTGCATTGTTACTCCTTTCTTCTCAAGCGCAGGGTTTGCCTGTCACCTACTACTCGTTTGATTTGTTTGAGCAGCAACCTCGATCATTGCGCTTGCCGGAATGCCGCCAGCTCCGTATCGCAAAAGCAACTCGGGGGGGTTACTACTGCAGTTTCCTATGGTATGCTTTATGCAGTTGATATTGGCTTTGTGCTCCCTGCTTTTCCTTGAGCTCGACGCGGTAGGGGTACACGGGAGTTCCCGGGTCGGGAAGTTAGTGCAAAAGAACCGGGACATGCGCGGTGGCAAAATAGTGCAAAAGAATCAAAATGAGTACAGCTGTTCTCTGACGAATGGTCAGGACATCTCTGCAGAAGCTGCTGTGGTGCTGAGTCCTGAGAATCCTGAGGTTTCGCTGGAATGTACAGGTGGGGGGGAGTTCATGCCACGTGATGGCGCGAAGGAGCCGTATCTCACAGTCTGTCCTTCATCAGCAACATACAAGCAGGACTGCGAACTGGAGCCCGTGTTGCTTACATCATACCTCCCGAAGGCGCAGGCCAGCTGGTATGCCATAACACCAATTCCTGTAAACAACGATGAAACGCACGGCTATAAGTATGTTTTCAAAATACCCCCCGATGGATTTCCGCCCATTCAGACGCAATACAAGTTCGGATGCCGATACCCCACACACGAGTTTTGTATGCTTACCGCTACAGTGGAGCCTACAAAAGCACCTGCGGAGGACCACAATGTGACATGCGTATTCTCGGACGAACGGCCAGTTAATTTCGAACTGAGTATCTCAGAAGACAAGAATTCAGCCGCTATTGCTTGTGGTGAATATGCAATCCCCCAGCCCTGGCCTGCCTACACCAACAGCTATTGCTCAGGGGGATCTGCGGAGccagccgcgtgcgcgccgaaACCGCTGACAGACATCATTCCTGGATTTGAAGCGGCGTGGTGGCGGGGCAGGATGCATTCGAGCCACGGTGCTGTGCTCACAATTCCTGTAGGGAAGttccctccgcagcctgcaATTTTCGTTGTTGGCTGTTCGCGCTATGTCGACAGGGGACCAGTTTGCAATGTGAAAGTTAGCGTGGCTGCTGGAACAGGGACGAACCGTCAACAGCAGGACGGCAGGACCGGAACCATTATGACAGGATCGGGCAGTCTAACTGCGTCTGGAGTAGGTTTCTTGCTTGCAGTGACGCTGTTGGTTTCTGTTCATTTCAACACAGCCGCGTAGCGTCATCTTCCCCACTGATAGTGTCACAGGTGgaccgcggagagcggctgcGGGATGTCTCGAGCGGATTGACTGCAAGCAGTTGCGCGTCGGACAGGACAACGGAAGAGAGTTCGTGGAGAGACCCGAAAGACCTTGAAACCTGAGACAGTAGAACTGGACCCCTTACCTGCGATGCTGAAGAGCCCCTTGCGCCAGTGATGGTGACAGCTCGGCTTCCCCCAATCACCGTAAGGTGGACTGTCATTTTTGGTCGGGTAttctgcgaggcgccctTGGCACCTTATTACATctaagggggggggggggttgtTGTGATTTTTACATATCACGTGGAAAGTGGCGAGGGAAAAGTGATGCGGATGCAGCACACATCTGTCAAGCAATGAACGCATGCAGTGTAGACGAAGCTGGTGTGCAGGTATCAGTGTACCCCTGCATTTGCTGTGGAGTGATTCAAGGAATTCTTCGGAGAACTGTTAACCTCTCAATGGCACTGTCCTCGAGGGTATCGGTCTGATGTATTGGTTGTTTGCCCAATGCAGCAAGTGTATGTAGGGACATCGTCTCTGTTCAAGTTGTTGATGACCGTTGTATGCTGTCGGCGGCAGTGGTGGAGTGCCACTTTATCTGTTCTGTGTGCGTCACGCAACTGTGTACTCTGTGTTTTAGTCGAAGAGGCTATCGTAGCGTTGACTGTAAACCTGTTGAGGACTAGAGCGTGTGATGTTGACACAGCAATACGTGCAAGCCGCGTGTTTAAAGATACTTTCCTGTCGGTTTCGCTCTCCCGGTTTTTGGAGAAccgaaggagacagggaTGATGAAATGTGGCAGTTTTACCGCTGTAGCTCGCCTCTCAGATTTTCCGCAATACAGCGTATAATCGGCATAAAGTGGCAAGGCGGGGAACACAAGGGGAGTCGTCGCCGCAGGGGAAGCTCACGAGTAGCCGCATATCCTGTGAGTGCGAAGCATTGATGCGCAGCTCCGGAAGGCACATCGCAGCCTATTCAGGTTGCTGAGCGACTTGCCGGCAGTAGGCAATAAGTTGTTCGCTTATGCAGGCGCGTACTCCGGCGATCGATGTTGCGGCTTCATTTCTTCAAGTGCATCAATAACTGCGTTTGTTCCTCGGAAGTTAATGACGACGTTTCACTGCTTGAAGGCCCAGCTCTCCGAACTCCAGTTTTCCCCCATGCGTGACACTCTCAATTGCCCTTCCCGAATTACCAGCCGAGCAGTGCAAATCGCGCACTGGTACTGTCTGTGTTACATCCACATGACAGAAGCACGCATGTAGAGCACCGGGGCTGCCGCTACTCACCCGTGCGTGAAAACGGTGCACGCGGTTCGCTCAGCTTGTGACTTCCGGGCTGTGGACAGCTCGCGCTGAAACTGTGGAATTTAGTTCACTCTGGCCCCTCGCTGCCAacaaggcagagagagaggagtgGGAGGGTGCGTTTGCCTTACGTGGTTCGGTCTATGCAGACGTCTTTCCTGAAGCTTATTTTACTATGCTCGGTTTACAATTTGTCTCTGAAGCAGCAGACACCAAATGTATCGAGATAGAGAAAAAATGATACGTGGGCCGGGGCGGCTCGATGGCGCTGCATCGGGGTAGCGAGGGGCCGTCCGGTTACTACGGGGGTAGGGCGTTCACCCCAGTCCGCAGGCAGGGCGGGGCGAATCGCACGGGGAAGCAAATCGTAGAGAAGCCAgttttctcttcgcctgctACGTGGTGCCGCTTTCCAATTTACTTAGTTTTATAGACAGCTGAAccgtcgcgcgcagcgactgaATTGTATATTTCACATGCCGTTCTATTCGCTGAATGCGCTCCCTGTCTTGAACACCGGGTTTCTCTCCCGCCgtccgtcgcctctgcagccccgAAGACTGCGCGGGCTCGCCTTTGCGGGTTTCCTCGCATACTCTAGCCCGCGCGGTGGAAATCTTACGCGCGCAAGCAGCGGGACACGCGTTGGCTTTGTTTAGCGGTAGCTGCAGAACAACTGCTTTTCAGTTTCTCCAGCCTTTCCTCTATCTATCTAGCCGACGATAACGTTTTCCGCCCCACAGGGTATCAGCGTGGCTTCTATTTTCTTTGGCAGGGTTTCTCCCTGCTGGAGGTCCCCAACATGTAGTCGTAGTACAGAAGGAGCTGCGTCCAATAGTGATGCTGGCTGAATTGATTTTTCGTAGGCTTCGTGAAGAGGTTCCGTGAAAACACGGTATTGCTTTGCAAGATTTCTGCTCTCCGTACCGCTCGATACCTGCCCCCGTTCCTTCCTTTTGCCCTTTGACAACTCCGTCTAGCGCAGCTGCTACACGATTCGGACCGCTTGCTCTTCCGGTTTTTCCTTCGTAATCACGATGCCACTGCCCTGGCGCTATCGCGACGAGAGGGCAACAGGATTGAGCGCACGCTTTTCCACGCGCGCCTGTGAGATTCCGTTGATCCTGACTGTATGCCTACTGCTTGTCAGTGGATGCAACGCTCGGCTCCGCACCGAAGTTGAGACCCTGGGTACCACGCTCACACGCGCCTCGGATAGTTCGAACCACTACATTTGTTCTCCGAAGACGGACGCAGGTCCTGAACTGCTCGAGGTGGGCGGTGAACTGGAAGACGGCCCGCCGGCTACGACGACGACAACATCTTCCAGCCAACCGAAAAGCATCGGTAGAGCTTCTGTGACCTTGAATCGCGAGTCTCGTGCGTTGACTTGGGAGTGCAGAGGTGGAGGGGACTACTTGCCCTTCAGCGGGCTCGAAAGACGCCCAGAAGTTTGCCCGCTGTCTCTGACGGAGAGAAATGACTGTGATAAAGGCAAGGTCTTTCTTGCGGATTTCATTCCGCAAGCAAAAGCGGACTGGTTTGCAGTTACAGAGATTCAAGAGGTGGAATCCTCAAGAACGACTACGCTAACGGACACAGAGGTAGAACCGGCAAGCCATAAGTACGTCCTGACGATCCCAGAGAATGGCTTCCCTCCCGTCCCGACGCGATTCAACCTCGGGTGCCGCTACTCGAACGGAGACTACTGTATGATCAGCGCCACAGTCGAAGCTGTGCACGCTGACGCGGCTGAGCAGACGGCAGCATGCGTGTATTCTGACGAGAGCCCAGTCATTTATGAGCTGAATATGTCAGAAGAGAACAACTCTATCAGACTCATTTGTGGCGTAGACCGCTTTCCTCAACCGTGGGTGTATGGCCACGAATACTGCTCGGGGGATTCCGTCGACCCAGGCAGGTGCAAGTCTAGAATGATGACAGACATTCTTCCCACCTTCAACACAGACTGGTGGAAGGGGATACCAGAGTCCTCTGAAGGCGCTGTTTTTACAATTCCCGAAGACGACTTCCCCGTGGAAACGACCTCGTTCCTCGTCGGATGCTCACGACTCATCGACGACGCACCTTTCTGCAACGTCAACGTGACGGTGGCGGCACGAACGCGCCCGATGCGGGAAACAACAACCCCGCCTCCCTTGTCTGGCGCGGTGTTTTCGGAGGTTGGAAGCCTCCCTGTCTCGGTATTGATCCCTGCAGTCCTGATCGTGGCACATGCAGTTGCGTAAAAGTAGCAACTGCGAAGAAAGGGCGGTGCAGAGCTCGACGGAAATCCGAGGAGACCTTCCCTATGCGACAAAGTATTTCGCGCGTTAGAAAGGATTGAGACGAAGGAGCAGGGGCATGCACGGTGGAGAGACGCTCAAAAGCGCTGCGTAGCCGTTATGGCTTTTGTTCACCATCATCATGCGGGGGGGCGATGGCGCTCCGGCATGACCTTGCGGTGATCATGTCTGTCGCCCGCCATTGGCTCCCACTGGTTTCGCAGCCTGAACTCGGTCGGCGGCGTCCAACTTATTAACTCGTCCACCGTGGAACTTGTGTTTGTTTGATGAGTCGCGGGTGCCGTCTCGGATAAGACCCCATGATGATGTCATGTTTTCACGGGAACCGGCTGACCAgctcctgcgtcgccccgGCAAATAGAGTCGCGAGCTAGTGTGTTCGCCATCTGGCCGTCTGGGTAGTGACATGCCAAGGCGTAGACGTGCAGGAacggacgcgcgccgccaacCGCAGAGGGAATAAGCACCCGATCAGATGCCCGGTGGACCTGGTAGCGTCAGGGGTGTGGTTGGACTGCAGAGGGTCCGCTCGGAGCAGCCGCCGTTTTCGACTAAAAATTGTTCCACGGCAcggctgcccccccccccccccccccgggcCCTCCAATTAGGGAATGTGTCGGATTTCAGCCCTCCATGAGTGTGCTGCCGACTGTCTCGGCGTTGGCCAATGAACGAATCGCAGTTGATCGCTTCCTTTGTATCCTGCACGGCACGAGTTTGTTGAATGTATTATCAGGTGCATACGCCGCCGGGGTCCCGTCATCGTTGGTATCCTCCCCATGCCTGAGCCATCTGAAGTTTGTGTTGATGCACTTTTTAACTGCCGGCAAATCGCGTCTTGCAAATATGTCCGCAGTTCAGATCTTCGAGTCACATGTACCGTAGACAACCACTTGGAGAGGAATTTGGCGCGCGGGAATGGTGGCGATGTTGCACTTGCATTACCTTTAGCgttcgcggccttcgtcaGGCAGGCGGTGGTTGGCGCCAAGAGTGACAAAGATGGAGTTACACTCAGAGAGACAACTACGAATACGTGCAcatgcgccggcgagggaCAAGCAAAGGCTTCACATGAAGGCGAGGTCACCCTCAGCCCAGAGAACCCGAAGGTGTCCTTGCAATGTaaaggaggcgcggaggggacttttctgcctcgcggcggcacgGCGGGCCCCGACCCCAAGATCTGCCCAGTGACAGCGACGAACAAAGGCGAATGCGACCGCAGTGAAGTCTCCCTTTCAAACTACATCCCACACACAAAACCTGGATGGTATGAAGTGACACCGCCACAGAAGCAGGGTGGACACAGCGGCACCAAATACGTCTTTACGTTACCCGAGGATGGCTTTCTCCCGGTCGAAACCCGGTACAAGTTCGGCTGCTGGTGTGCAGATGGACAATTGAGCTGAATATGTCAGAAACAAGCGACTGTGTCACAGTCATTTGTGGCCGTTACGGTATCCCTCAGCCGTGGCCAGAAAAGTGTGCGCGTCAAATTATGACAGCCATCATTTCGGGGTTCATTGGTTACTGGTGTACGGGTAGAATGGATCCTGCTAAAGGGCCTACCCTCACAATTCCGCACGACATGTTCCATCCGCATGCTACGTCGTTCGCTATCGGGTGCTCACGTTATATTGATAAAGGCCCCTTCTGCAACGTGAAGGTTAATGTGGCGGCGTCGACTTTGCCAAAGAAAGGCCAAGGATCCAGGGGACTGGGCAGGTCCCAGTCAATGAGTGGAGCCCTATTCACGTCGATAGCTGTTGCCATGCTCGTAAGTTTACGTGATGTGGCGTAGGCTCTGTTGCCACGAAACGAGCGTACGCTTTGGTGAAAGCAAAGGCTCCACTGTTGCGCATTCCGTCGTTTTCGTCCCCTCATATGGTACAACGCGTGAACCGAAATGCGTTTGAATGCAGCGGGGAGGAGGATTATGCTTCGCTTGTGTGCCCGTCTGGAAGCGCAGCTCGAATGTAGTCCCAGGTGCTCTACCTTGAGGAAACTTCGTTTTTGCGAATTTCGAGGCAATCGCATCGCCTCTCAGTCCGTGGTCCGTCCACTGCGGGTTATGAGTCTCCCTGGTTGAAGCGTTCTTCCGCACTACCGGCAGGTTCGGTAGTGTTCAGCCTTCAGCCCTTAGCCGGCATTTTTGTGTTTGCAACATGCCTCCCGCTTGTTCCAGTGCAGCGTGATGTTCGACCGGCACTATATGTTGTCCTGGGGAACGTAGGCACAAAAAGATAGGGACTGCCGACTGTTCTGGCCACATCATAATTCAGACCTGCCGCACCTTTGAGAGAAAACAGCCACTATCGTTCCCGGAGCGGGAATGCGCGCTGGAGACCTTAGCAATACCAGAAATTGGCAGTGTGCATTGCTTACAACACCAAACAGGGCTGGGAGTCTCAACATGGAGGGATAGAGGAGGCTAACGGAAGCCCACTCGGCGGCATCGCGTCCGAAGACCTCACTGCGTTGCCCTCTCTAGCGTTAACATGCCTCGCCGTGCGTTCGAATGCAAACACTTCAAGCCGCTGGTTAGCGTGTCCGAATCGTTCTGACTGCCCGAACAACAGTAACCGAGGTAGCCAGCTGCATCAAAACATCTCTTATAGTCGCGGTGCCCCACCACGTGCAGGGGGCCTGTGTTACGTAGAAAGCCGTGCCTTACAAGTATGGCTTATCACATATCATAGTCGTGCACCACCTCTGATGCTGAGAGTCTTCGAAGGGTTCTATcgtttctttcttcctctgcgacgcGGCAACGAAAAAGCATCGCTTTCGCAGAAGCCTGCAGTTTCAAGGAAGGATATTTTGCAGCCGAACGCAATGCGCCGAcaagcggcggcagacgtGCCCGTGGCAGCCGAATCGTGCGGTCTTAGAGCAGAGAAACGGGGATGAGAACGGATAACCCAGAATTTCCTCCCAGGGCGAAATCGCGAGTTTTCCTGGGCATCTGCATACGTGTGCTGCGTCCTCTCTACGGATATCGACATGTGCACCGCTTAAAGAATCgggaaga
This window harbors:
- a CDS encoding SAG-related sequence SRS57 (encoded by transcript BESB_040500), which codes for MRGGKIVQKNQNEYSCSLTNGQDISAEAAVVLSPENPEVSLECTGGGEFMPRDGAKEPYLTVCPSSATYKQDCELEPVLLTSYLPKAQASWYAITPIPVNNDETHGYKYVFKIPPDGFPPIQTQYKFGCRYPTHEFCMLTATVEPTKAPAEDHNVTCVFSDERPVNFELSISEDKNSAAIACGEYAIPQPWPAYTNSYCSGGSAEPAACAPKPLTDIIPGFEAAWWRGRMHSSHGAVLTIPVGKFPPQPAIFVVGCSRYVDRGPVCNVKVSVAAGTGTNRQQQDGRTGTIMTGSGSLTASGVGFLLAVTLLVSVHFNTAA
- a CDS encoding SAG-related sequence (encoded by transcript BESB_040490), whose product is MPDSSRPLGAATLQFCTGRSMSSFVGLSLILTAQFSTIHVRAKEGPGTLQTHGSNIFSCSPHNGDPDSAEAAVTLSPESPMMSLECSDGGEFMPRYGTLSTLLDVCKSSATNKKECETSRAALTDFVPKAERQWYSTIQILNEQKKPNGYKYTFQVPDEGFPPVRTQYKFGCQYETGEYCMLTATVEPASTRAGSQTATCVYLEDGPANFQLNMTQSHNAITVACGKLSVPLPEKHHFEYCSGNSVEPERCVPKPMTDILPRYRPVYWTGTKQSVEGAVFEIPEEDFPSKPVSFRIGCSRYDGAGPYCNIKVNVAAAATTTERTTLEAPRGQVTPPRGGGSVTCSGTFSLGLVVLGVLLAV
- a CDS encoding SAG-related sequence (encoded by transcript BESB_040510); the protein is MPLPWRYRDERATGLSARFSTRACEIPLILTVCLLLVSGCNARLRTEVETLGTTLTRASDSSNHYICSPKTDAGPELLEVGGELEDGPPATTTTTSSSQPKSIGRASVTLNRESRALTWECRGGGDYLPFSGLERRPEVCPLSLTERNDCDKGKVFLADFIPQAKADWFAVTEIQEVESSRTTTLTDTEVEPASHKYVLTIPENGFPPVPTRFNLGCRYSNGDYCMISATVEAVHADAAEQTAACVYSDESPVIYELNMSEENNSIRLICGVDRFPQPWVYGHEYCSGDSVDPGRCKSRMMTDILPTFNTDWWKGIPESSEGAVFTIPEDDFPVETTSFLVGCSRLIDDAPFCNVNVTVAARTRPMRETTTPPPLSGAVFSEVGSLPVSVLIPAVLIVAHAVA